The Chloroflexota bacterium genome has a window encoding:
- a CDS encoding DUF3179 domain-containing protein: protein MNLIDYRFGEFLSPAGQGSRINVAEIAWGGVRPDGIPPLEQAPVVAADDQDYLLPSDRVFGVSINGKHRAYPLRIVNAHEMANDILGGEPISLAYUTLCGTGIVYSAKINGEPTTFGTSGMLYRSNKVMYDRLTNSLWNQLTSEPVIGPLWNSGIKLDFFPVMLTTWEEWLALHPDTTVLAQSTGVYSADFYAPEDDPEAIYFAYFTDPETMFPVPDRNDGLATKDIVLGVQLNDSYKAYASDALRVARIINDVVGGEDILVLGSAGSEGARVYYRGGKSFELPPGEAASLVLPSSVVGADGVTWRVTEEYLVNEADESKKLARIPTHMSFWFGWYQFHPDTELYSGP, encoded by the coding sequence ATGAACCTGATCGACTACAGGTTCGGTGAATTCCTGTCCCCTGCAGGGCAAGGCTCACGAATTAACGTCGCCGAGATTGCGTGGGGAGGCGTCCGGCCCGACGGCATCCCGCCTTTGGAACAGGCTCCGGTCGTCGCCGCGGACGACCAGGACTATCTGCTGCCGAGCGACCGCGTATTTGGCGTGTCCATAAATGGCAAGCACAGGGCGTACCCCCTCCGCATTGTGAACGCTCACGAGATGGCCAACGACATATTGGGGGGCGAACCCATATCCCTTGCCTACTGAACGCTCTGCGGAACCGGAATCGTGTATTCCGCCAAAATCAACGGAGAGCCAACAACCTTCGGCACCTCGGGCATGCTGTACCGCAGCAACAAAGTCATGTACGACCGGCTGACCAACTCGCTCTGGAATCAGCTCACCAGCGAGCCCGTCATAGGCCCGTTATGGAACTCCGGCATCAAACTCGACTTCTTCCCGGTTATGCTCACCACATGGGAAGAGTGGCTCGCCCTCCATCCCGACACCACGGTGCTCGCCCAGTCCACGGGCGTTTACTCCGCCGATTTCTACGCGCCGGAGGACGACCCGGAGGCCATCTACTTCGCCTACTTCACCGACCCCGAGACGATGTTCCCGGTCCCCGACCGGAACGACGGGCTTGCAACGAAGGACATCGTCCTGGGCGTCCAACTCAACGACAGCTACAAGGCCTACGCCTCCGATGCCTTGCGCGTGGCCCGCATCATCAACGACGTCGTAGGCGGCGAGGACATTCTGGTGCTGGGCTCGGCCGGTAGCGAGGGCGCAAGGGTCTACTACCGCGGCGGCAAGTCGTTTGAGCTCCCGCCGGGCGAGGCTGCCAGCCTTGTCCTGCCGTCTTCGGTCGTAGGCGCCGACGGCGTGACTTGGCGCGTGACCGAGGAGTATCTCGTCAACGAGGCCGACGAATCGAAGAAGCTTGCCCGCATACCCACGCATATGTCGTTCTGGTTCGGCTGGTACCAGTTCCACCCGGACACGGAGTTGTACTCCGGGCCATGA
- a CDS encoding ABC transporter ATP-binding protein has product MQATAVIEATDLSFSYGARQVLSGLSLSVLEGEVFGVLGANGSGKTTLMRMMVGLLSANGGTLTVNGDTPSSRQAAQVGYMPQLSALYQELSVQENVNFFARMYGMSDRRVRAEAVDEAISIVDLAERSGDTILNLSGGMRQRVSLAIALVHRPSLLLLDEPTIGLDPDLRAAFWERFRRMADGGTTILISSHTMDDAAHCDRLAFLRDGGVIAMDTPSALRAATGRTDASLEDAFIHFLRMSDE; this is encoded by the coding sequence ATGCAAGCAACGGCCGTCATCGAAGCCACTGACCTCTCGTTCAGCTACGGCGCACGGCAGGTCTTGAGCGGGCTCTCCCTGTCCGTGCTGGAGGGCGAGGTCTTTGGCGTGCTGGGCGCCAACGGCTCAGGCAAGACCACGCTCATGCGCATGATGGTGGGCCTGTTGAGCGCCAACGGCGGCACGCTCACTGTCAACGGAGACACCCCCTCGTCGCGACAGGCGGCGCAGGTCGGCTATATGCCGCAGCTCAGCGCCCTCTACCAGGAGTTGTCCGTCCAGGAAAACGTCAACTTCTTTGCGCGGATGTACGGGATGTCCGACCGCCGCGTGCGCGCTGAGGCCGTCGACGAGGCAATCAGCATTGTGGATTTGGCCGAACGCAGCGGCGACACCATCCTGAACCTCAGCGGCGGCATGCGTCAGCGCGTCAGCCTGGCCATCGCGCTGGTCCACCGGCCCTCCCTGCTGCTGCTGGACGAACCGACCATCGGACTCGACCCCGACCTGCGTGCAGCGTTCTGGGAGCGTTTCAGACGCATGGCCGATGGCGGCACTACCATCCTGATATCCAGCCACACGATGGACGACGCCGCCCACTGCGACCGGCTTGCCTTTCTCCGGGACGGCGGGGTGATCGCCATGGACACGCCGTCGGCGCTCCGAGCCGCCACCGGACGCACTGACGCATCCCTTGAGGACGCGTTCATTCACTTCCTGCGAATGTCGGACGAGTGA
- a CDS encoding ABC transporter permease, translating to MSSDRVLAITERIVRQILRDRRSIGLLIVGPLIVMSLVGFSLYEQREILDRVAPGLLAVFVMFFTFILTGVGFLRERAQGTLERLQTTLVGSFDIMLGYMLGFLIFAVVQTVVIFSFTIFALDVQYKGSLWEISAVLLLVVTVAVSLGIFISSFANNEFQVVQFIPIVLAPQIFLSGVIIPVEQMPEVFEWLSVILPLTYAVDALHEIMLRGSDLAGVWGDLAALAAFSAALLAAAVATLRR from the coding sequence ATGTCTAGCGACCGCGTGCTGGCCATCACCGAGCGAATCGTCCGTCAGATACTGCGCGACCGGCGGTCCATCGGGCTGCTCATTGTCGGGCCACTCATCGTTATGTCACTTGTGGGCTTCAGCCTCTACGAGCAGCGCGAGATCCTCGACAGGGTCGCTCCCGGCCTGCTCGCGGTCTTTGTCATGTTCTTCACCTTCATCCTCACCGGCGTCGGTTTCCTACGAGAGCGCGCGCAGGGCACGCTGGAACGCCTGCAGACGACCCTGGTGGGCAGCTTCGACATCATGCTCGGCTACATGCTGGGATTCCTCATCTTTGCTGTGGTGCAGACTGTTGTGATCTTCTCGTTCACCATCTTTGCGCTGGACGTTCAGTACAAGGGCAGCCTCTGGGAGATCAGCGCCGTCCTGTTGCTCGTGGTCACCGTCGCGGTCAGCCTTGGCATCTTCATCTCCAGCTTCGCCAACAACGAGTTCCAGGTCGTCCAGTTCATCCCCATCGTCCTTGCGCCGCAAATATTCCTGTCGGGCGTCATCATTCCCGTGGAGCAGATGCCGGAGGTGTTCGAATGGCTGTCTGTCATCCTGCCCCTCACCTACGCAGTGGACGCCCTGCACGAGATCATGCTGCGGGGGTCAGACCTTGCGGGAGTGTGGGGGGATCTTGCGGCCCTCGCGGCCTTTTCGGCGGCGCTCCTGGCGGCTGCGGTCGCCACCCTGCGGCGGTAG